A window from Onychostoma macrolepis isolate SWU-2019 chromosome 07, ASM1243209v1, whole genome shotgun sequence encodes these proteins:
- the dis3l gene encoding DIS3-like exonuclease 1 isoform X4 encodes MEAGIKSGRYIQGILSVNKHRAQNEAFVRYEGSASKNTELNSDVLINGAKHRNRAVHGDVVVIELLPRNEWKGRTMALTEGQGEEQPLEETQSQPMPTGRVVGILQRNWRDYVVTFPPLEEVQSQSRNSQKILVIPWDYRIPKIRISTQQAEALQDQRVIVRLDLWESTSVYPNGHCVRVLGKAGELETEIQTILLENCIHVPPFSEAQLREMPVNTEEIRWQMDSSEVSSRRDLRDTHLVFSIDPKGCEDVDDTLSVRPLPGGKQLELGVHIADVTYFVREGSLTDLEARSRATTYYLADRRYDMLPAVLSADLCSLLGGVDRYAMSVLWELDAETLDVCTVWYGRTLIRSSYQLHYELAQSLLNGEVVEVPELSQLKGSQRSQKLAELLQALETLTRVARHLRAQRDKGGALELEGVEVRAQLDEEKNITALVPKQPLEVHETVAECMIYANHWVARKIQENFPHQALLRHHPPPKQEFFNHLIDCAKARGFSIDTRSNRALADSLEQAVDPRDPLVNKLLRMMATQAMSNALYFSTGACPEEQYYHYGLALDRYTHFTSPIRRYADVLVHRLLMAAIQLEKEGSLSKPLASNKELEELVQHINNKNRAAQHAQKQSTELFQCLYFRDKDSNTDERCVADAVIYAVRANGFLAFVPQYGVKGAVYLKDREGQVVSIDGNGRCEWKAGTLQRYPDRISTCTSIGTHTFYLFDHVTVRISVEPSRCHADSLCLELISNKPHCPVQPESQPAGRGRSELVQEVVRWAEEASLQAEEERVRKPKLSREERPFRQSRTPNLYVLLQEISELALLDLSVCQIRNTEEQTCTASS; translated from the exons ATGGAGGCTGGTATAAAATCTGGCAGGTACATCCAG GGTATCCTCAGTGTGAACAAACATCGAGCACAGAATGAGGCGTTTGTCCGTTATGAGGGTTCAGCCAGCAAAAATACAG AGCTAAATAGTGATGTGCTGATCAATGGAGCAAAGCATCGTAACCGGGCGGTGCATGGAGACGTGGTTGTCATAGAGCTGTTGCCCCGTAATGAGTGGAAAGGCAGGACTATGGCACTAACAGAGGGTCAAGGGGAGGAGCAGCCACTGGAGGAAACACAGAGTCAGCCTATGCCCACAG GCAGGGTTGTGGGTATTCTGCAGAGGAACTGGAGAGACTACGTTGTGACTTTTCCTCCTCTTGAGGAGGTGCAGTCACAGAGTCGAAATTCACAAAAGATTCTGGTTATTCCATGGGACTACCGCATCCCTAAAATCCGGATCAGCACACAGCAGGCTGAGGCTCTGCAG GATCAAAGAGTGATTGTGCGTCTGGATTTGTGGGAAAGTACTTCTGTTTACCCCAATGGCCACTGTGTGAGGGTGCTTGGGAAAGCAGGCGAGCTGGAGACTGAGATTCAGACCATCCTGTTGGAGAACTGCATCCATGTTCCACCATTCTCAGAGGCACAG TTGCGAGAGATGCCAGTTAACACAGAGGAGATCCGGTGGCAGATGGACAGCAGTGAAGTGTCCTCTCGGCGGGACCTGAGAGACACACACCTGGTTTTCAGTATCGATCCCAAGGGCTGTGAGGATGTGGATGATACCTTGTCTGTGCGGCCTCTGCCCGGGGGGAAGCAGTTAGAGCTGGGTGTCCACATTGCTGATGTCACTTACTTTGTCAGGGAGGGCTCTCTTACAGATCTGGAGGCACGGTCAAG GGCAACCACTTACTACCTGGCTGACCGCAGGTATGACATGCTTCCAGCAGTTTTGAGTGCTGATCTGTGCTCCCTCCTTGGAGGAGTGGACCG ATATGCCATGAGTGTGCTGTGGGAGCTGGATGCTGAGACACTGGATGTGTGTACAGTTTGGTACGGTCGGACTCTAATCCGCTCCTCCTATCAGCTTCACTATGAGCTGGCCCAGAGTCTGCTGAACGGCGAGGTGGTTGAGGTACCTGAGCTAAGCCAGCTCAAGGGTTCACAGCGAAGCCAGAAACTGGCTGAACTCTTGCAGGCCCTAGAGACCCTGACGAGGGTGGCCAGACACCTCCGTGCACAGAGAGATAAGGGTGGTGCTCTGGAGTTGGAGGGGGTGGAGGTGAGGGCTCAGCTGGATGAGGAGAAGAACATTACAGCCCTTGTGCCCAAACAGCCTCTGGAAGTTCATGAGACTGTGGCAGAGTGTATGATTTATGCCAACCACTGGGTGGCACGCAAGATACAGGAGAACTTTCCACATCAAGCTCTTCTTCGTCATCACCCACCACCCAAACAGGAGTTCTTCAATCACCTCATCGACTGTGCCAAGGCCCGTGGCTTTAGTATTGATACaag GTCAAACAGAGCTCTTGCTGATTCTCTGGAACAAGCTGTGGATCCTCGGGACCCCCTGGTGAACAAGTTATTGAGAATGATGGCCACCCAGGCAATGTCTAATGCCCTTTACTTCTCTACAGGAGCCTGCCCAGAAGAACAGTACTATCACTACG GTCTTGCTCTGGATCGATACACTCACTTTACCTCTCCAATCAGACGTTATGCCGATGTATTAGTTCACCGGCTGCTCATGGCTGCTATTCAGCTGGAGAAGGAAGGATCACTGAGCAAACCCTTAGCCAGTAACAAAGAACTTGAGGAACTAGTTCAACatatcaacaataaaaacaga GCAGCACAGCATGCACAGAAGCAGTCCACAGAGCTCTTCCAGTGCCTCTACTTCAGAGACAAAGACTCCAACACAGATGAGCGCTGTGTGGCTGACGCTGTGATCTATGCTGTCCGAGCTAATGGCTTTCTTGCCTTTGTACCACA GTATGGTGTGAAGGGAGCTGTGTATCTTAAGGATCGAGAGGGTCAGGTGGTCAGTATTGATGGAAATGGAAGGTGCGAGTGGAAGGCTGGGACACTGCAGAGATACCCTGACAGGATCAGCACCTGCACCAGCATTGGAACTCATACATTTTACCTCTTTGACCACGTTACA GTTCGTATCTCTGTAGAACCGTCCCGTTGCCATGCTGACAGCTTGTGTCTGGAGCTTATCAGCAACAAGCCCCATTGCCCTGTGCAACCCGAGTCACAGCCAGCTGGTCGCGGTCGGTCTGAGCTGGTTCAGGAAGTGGTGCGCTGGGCAGAAGAAGCCTCCCTCCAGGCAGAGGAAGAGAGGGTGAGGAAGCCCAAACTGAGCAGGGAGGAGAGACCGTTCAGACAGAGCAGGACACCAAACCTCTATGTCCTGTTACAGGAGATCAGTGAACTTGCCCTACtggatctgtctgtctgtcaaatCAGAAATACAGAGGAACAGACTTGCACTGCATCTTCTTAG
- the dis3l gene encoding DIS3-like exonuclease 1 isoform X2, which translates to MIKIEKVLHLNSSKGRKVRVVREHYVREQVPCGSSLCQAGCHNDGKVLSGDVTHYVVPDVGVVRDFLEILEFRELQGIVLTQTAYQTVQHTRGRRHYNRLRALLKDPRHDCVLFANEFQQYCYCPRDKGESQDKWHTRNVYNAAVWYYNHLAGLQPVVMITEDINAISEFSALNSGVYVISTQEYLLSFWPDLQAAHDLYNSIAQTLQERESEGVEKVYAEHLPAEVMEAGIKSGRYIQGILSVNKHRAQNEAFVRYEGSASKNTELNSDVLINGAKHRNRAVHGDVVVIELLPRNEWKGRTMALTEGQGEEQPLEETQSQPMPTGRVVGILQRNWRDYVVTFPPLEEVQSQSRNSQKILVIPWDYRIPKIRISTQQAEALQDQRVIVRLDLWESTSVYPNGHCVRVLGKAGELETEIQTILLENCIHVPPFSEAQLREMPVNTEEIRWQMDSSEVSSRRDLRDTHLVFSIDPKGCEDVDDTLSVRPLPGGKQLELGVHIADVTYFVREGSLTDLEARSRATTYYLADRRYDMLPAVLSADLCSLLGGVDRYAMSVLWELDAETLDVCTVWYGRTLIRSSYQLHYELAQSLLNGEVVEVPELSQLKGSQRSQKLAELLQALETLTRVARHLRAQRDKGGALELEGVEVRAQLDEEKNITALVPKQPLEVHETVAECMIYANHWVARKIQENFPHQALLRHHPPPKQEFFNHLIDCAKARGFSIDTRSNRALADSLEQAVDPRDPLVNKLLRMMATQAMSNALYFSTGACPEEQYYHYGLALDRYTHFTSPIRRYADVLVHRLLMAAIQLEKEGSLSKPLASNKELEELVQHINNKNRAAQHAQKQSTELFQCLYFRDKDSNTDERCVADAVIYAVRANGFLAFVPQ; encoded by the exons ATGATTAAAATCGAGAAAGTTTTACATTTGAACAGCTCAAAGGGTAGAAAGGTCCGCGTTGTTCGGGAGCACTATGTGAGGGAACAGGTGCCTTGTGGAAGCTCCCTCTGTCAAGCGGGCTGTCATAACG ACGGGAAGGTGCTGTCTGGAGATGTGACCCACTATGTGGTTCCCGATGTGGGAGTGGTTCGGGATTTCCTGGAGATACTGGAGTTCAGGGAGCTGCAGGGGATCGTGTTGACCCAGACAGCCTACCAAACTGTTCAGCACACCCGTGGACGCAG GCACTATAACAGACTGCGTGCTTTACTGAAGGACCCTCGCCATGATTGTGTGCTGTTTGCCAATGAGTTTCAGCAATACTGCTACTGCCCCAGGGACAAGGGCGAGTCTCAGGACAAATGGCATACAAG AAATGTGTACAATGCAGCAGTTTGGTACTATAATCATCTAGCTGGACTCCAGCCGGTGGTCATGATTACAGAAGATATTAATGCTATTTCAGAATTCAGTGCCTTAAACAGTGGAGTGTATGTCATCTCTACTcag GAGTACCTGTTAAGTTTCTGGCCGGACCTGCAGGCCGCCCATGATCTGTACAACTCCATTGCTCAGACTCTTCAAGAGCGAGAGAGTGAGGGAGTAGAGAAAGTGTACGCTGAACACCTGCCTGCAGAGGTGATGGAGGCTGGTATAAAATCTGGCAGGTACATCCAG GGTATCCTCAGTGTGAACAAACATCGAGCACAGAATGAGGCGTTTGTCCGTTATGAGGGTTCAGCCAGCAAAAATACAG AGCTAAATAGTGATGTGCTGATCAATGGAGCAAAGCATCGTAACCGGGCGGTGCATGGAGACGTGGTTGTCATAGAGCTGTTGCCCCGTAATGAGTGGAAAGGCAGGACTATGGCACTAACAGAGGGTCAAGGGGAGGAGCAGCCACTGGAGGAAACACAGAGTCAGCCTATGCCCACAG GCAGGGTTGTGGGTATTCTGCAGAGGAACTGGAGAGACTACGTTGTGACTTTTCCTCCTCTTGAGGAGGTGCAGTCACAGAGTCGAAATTCACAAAAGATTCTGGTTATTCCATGGGACTACCGCATCCCTAAAATCCGGATCAGCACACAGCAGGCTGAGGCTCTGCAG GATCAAAGAGTGATTGTGCGTCTGGATTTGTGGGAAAGTACTTCTGTTTACCCCAATGGCCACTGTGTGAGGGTGCTTGGGAAAGCAGGCGAGCTGGAGACTGAGATTCAGACCATCCTGTTGGAGAACTGCATCCATGTTCCACCATTCTCAGAGGCACAG TTGCGAGAGATGCCAGTTAACACAGAGGAGATCCGGTGGCAGATGGACAGCAGTGAAGTGTCCTCTCGGCGGGACCTGAGAGACACACACCTGGTTTTCAGTATCGATCCCAAGGGCTGTGAGGATGTGGATGATACCTTGTCTGTGCGGCCTCTGCCCGGGGGGAAGCAGTTAGAGCTGGGTGTCCACATTGCTGATGTCACTTACTTTGTCAGGGAGGGCTCTCTTACAGATCTGGAGGCACGGTCAAG GGCAACCACTTACTACCTGGCTGACCGCAGGTATGACATGCTTCCAGCAGTTTTGAGTGCTGATCTGTGCTCCCTCCTTGGAGGAGTGGACCG ATATGCCATGAGTGTGCTGTGGGAGCTGGATGCTGAGACACTGGATGTGTGTACAGTTTGGTACGGTCGGACTCTAATCCGCTCCTCCTATCAGCTTCACTATGAGCTGGCCCAGAGTCTGCTGAACGGCGAGGTGGTTGAGGTACCTGAGCTAAGCCAGCTCAAGGGTTCACAGCGAAGCCAGAAACTGGCTGAACTCTTGCAGGCCCTAGAGACCCTGACGAGGGTGGCCAGACACCTCCGTGCACAGAGAGATAAGGGTGGTGCTCTGGAGTTGGAGGGGGTGGAGGTGAGGGCTCAGCTGGATGAGGAGAAGAACATTACAGCCCTTGTGCCCAAACAGCCTCTGGAAGTTCATGAGACTGTGGCAGAGTGTATGATTTATGCCAACCACTGGGTGGCACGCAAGATACAGGAGAACTTTCCACATCAAGCTCTTCTTCGTCATCACCCACCACCCAAACAGGAGTTCTTCAATCACCTCATCGACTGTGCCAAGGCCCGTGGCTTTAGTATTGATACaag GTCAAACAGAGCTCTTGCTGATTCTCTGGAACAAGCTGTGGATCCTCGGGACCCCCTGGTGAACAAGTTATTGAGAATGATGGCCACCCAGGCAATGTCTAATGCCCTTTACTTCTCTACAGGAGCCTGCCCAGAAGAACAGTACTATCACTACG GTCTTGCTCTGGATCGATACACTCACTTTACCTCTCCAATCAGACGTTATGCCGATGTATTAGTTCACCGGCTGCTCATGGCTGCTATTCAGCTGGAGAAGGAAGGATCACTGAGCAAACCCTTAGCCAGTAACAAAGAACTTGAGGAACTAGTTCAACatatcaacaataaaaacaga GCAGCACAGCATGCACAGAAGCAGTCCACAGAGCTCTTCCAGTGCCTCTACTTCAGAGACAAAGACTCCAACACAGATGAGCGCTGTGTGGCTGACGCTGTGATCTATGCTGTCCGAGCTAATGGCTTTCTTGCCTTTGTACCACAGTAA
- the dis3l gene encoding DIS3-like exonuclease 1 isoform X3, with translation MIKIEKVLHLNSSKGRKVRVVREHYVREQVPCGSSLCQAGCHNDGKVLSGDVTHYVVPDVGVVRDFLEILEFRELQGIVLTQTAYQTVQHTRGRRHYNRLRALLKDPRHDCVLFANEFQQYCYCPRDKGESQDKWHTRNVYNAAVWYYNHLAGLQPVVMITEDINAISEFSALNSGVYVISTQEYLLSFWPDLQAAHDLYNSIAQTLQERESEGVEKVYAEHLPAEVMEAGIKSGRYIQGILSVNKHRAQNEAFVRYEGSASKNTELNSDVLINGAKHRNRAVHGDVVVIELLPRNEWKGRTMALTEGQGEEQPLEETQSQPMPTGRVVGILQRNWRDYVVTFPPLEEVQSQSRNSQKILVIPWDYRIPKIRISTQQAEALQDQRVIVRLDLWESTSVYPNGHCVRVLGKAGELETEIQTILLENCIHVPPFSEAQLREMPVNTEEIRWQMDSSEVSSRRDLRDTHLVFSIDPKGCEDVDDTLSVRPLPGGKQLELGVHIADVTYFVREGSLTDLEARSRATTYYLADRRYDMLPAVLSADLCSLLGGVDRYAMSVLWELDAETLDVCTVWYGRTLIRSSYQLHYELAQSLLNGEVVEVPELSQLKGSQRSQKLAELLQALETLTRVARHLRAQRDKGGALELEGVEVRAQLDEEKNITALVPKQPLEVHETVAECMIYANHWVARKIQENFPHQALLRHHPPPKQEFFNHLIDCAKARGFSIDTRSNRALADSLEQAVDPRDPLVNKLLRMMATQAMSNALYFSTGACPEEQYYHYGLALDRYTHFTSPIRRYADVLVHRLLMAAIQLEKEGSLSKPLASNKELEELVQHINNKNRVWCEGSCVS, from the exons ATGATTAAAATCGAGAAAGTTTTACATTTGAACAGCTCAAAGGGTAGAAAGGTCCGCGTTGTTCGGGAGCACTATGTGAGGGAACAGGTGCCTTGTGGAAGCTCCCTCTGTCAAGCGGGCTGTCATAACG ACGGGAAGGTGCTGTCTGGAGATGTGACCCACTATGTGGTTCCCGATGTGGGAGTGGTTCGGGATTTCCTGGAGATACTGGAGTTCAGGGAGCTGCAGGGGATCGTGTTGACCCAGACAGCCTACCAAACTGTTCAGCACACCCGTGGACGCAG GCACTATAACAGACTGCGTGCTTTACTGAAGGACCCTCGCCATGATTGTGTGCTGTTTGCCAATGAGTTTCAGCAATACTGCTACTGCCCCAGGGACAAGGGCGAGTCTCAGGACAAATGGCATACAAG AAATGTGTACAATGCAGCAGTTTGGTACTATAATCATCTAGCTGGACTCCAGCCGGTGGTCATGATTACAGAAGATATTAATGCTATTTCAGAATTCAGTGCCTTAAACAGTGGAGTGTATGTCATCTCTACTcag GAGTACCTGTTAAGTTTCTGGCCGGACCTGCAGGCCGCCCATGATCTGTACAACTCCATTGCTCAGACTCTTCAAGAGCGAGAGAGTGAGGGAGTAGAGAAAGTGTACGCTGAACACCTGCCTGCAGAGGTGATGGAGGCTGGTATAAAATCTGGCAGGTACATCCAG GGTATCCTCAGTGTGAACAAACATCGAGCACAGAATGAGGCGTTTGTCCGTTATGAGGGTTCAGCCAGCAAAAATACAG AGCTAAATAGTGATGTGCTGATCAATGGAGCAAAGCATCGTAACCGGGCGGTGCATGGAGACGTGGTTGTCATAGAGCTGTTGCCCCGTAATGAGTGGAAAGGCAGGACTATGGCACTAACAGAGGGTCAAGGGGAGGAGCAGCCACTGGAGGAAACACAGAGTCAGCCTATGCCCACAG GCAGGGTTGTGGGTATTCTGCAGAGGAACTGGAGAGACTACGTTGTGACTTTTCCTCCTCTTGAGGAGGTGCAGTCACAGAGTCGAAATTCACAAAAGATTCTGGTTATTCCATGGGACTACCGCATCCCTAAAATCCGGATCAGCACACAGCAGGCTGAGGCTCTGCAG GATCAAAGAGTGATTGTGCGTCTGGATTTGTGGGAAAGTACTTCTGTTTACCCCAATGGCCACTGTGTGAGGGTGCTTGGGAAAGCAGGCGAGCTGGAGACTGAGATTCAGACCATCCTGTTGGAGAACTGCATCCATGTTCCACCATTCTCAGAGGCACAG TTGCGAGAGATGCCAGTTAACACAGAGGAGATCCGGTGGCAGATGGACAGCAGTGAAGTGTCCTCTCGGCGGGACCTGAGAGACACACACCTGGTTTTCAGTATCGATCCCAAGGGCTGTGAGGATGTGGATGATACCTTGTCTGTGCGGCCTCTGCCCGGGGGGAAGCAGTTAGAGCTGGGTGTCCACATTGCTGATGTCACTTACTTTGTCAGGGAGGGCTCTCTTACAGATCTGGAGGCACGGTCAAG GGCAACCACTTACTACCTGGCTGACCGCAGGTATGACATGCTTCCAGCAGTTTTGAGTGCTGATCTGTGCTCCCTCCTTGGAGGAGTGGACCG ATATGCCATGAGTGTGCTGTGGGAGCTGGATGCTGAGACACTGGATGTGTGTACAGTTTGGTACGGTCGGACTCTAATCCGCTCCTCCTATCAGCTTCACTATGAGCTGGCCCAGAGTCTGCTGAACGGCGAGGTGGTTGAGGTACCTGAGCTAAGCCAGCTCAAGGGTTCACAGCGAAGCCAGAAACTGGCTGAACTCTTGCAGGCCCTAGAGACCCTGACGAGGGTGGCCAGACACCTCCGTGCACAGAGAGATAAGGGTGGTGCTCTGGAGTTGGAGGGGGTGGAGGTGAGGGCTCAGCTGGATGAGGAGAAGAACATTACAGCCCTTGTGCCCAAACAGCCTCTGGAAGTTCATGAGACTGTGGCAGAGTGTATGATTTATGCCAACCACTGGGTGGCACGCAAGATACAGGAGAACTTTCCACATCAAGCTCTTCTTCGTCATCACCCACCACCCAAACAGGAGTTCTTCAATCACCTCATCGACTGTGCCAAGGCCCGTGGCTTTAGTATTGATACaag GTCAAACAGAGCTCTTGCTGATTCTCTGGAACAAGCTGTGGATCCTCGGGACCCCCTGGTGAACAAGTTATTGAGAATGATGGCCACCCAGGCAATGTCTAATGCCCTTTACTTCTCTACAGGAGCCTGCCCAGAAGAACAGTACTATCACTACG GTCTTGCTCTGGATCGATACACTCACTTTACCTCTCCAATCAGACGTTATGCCGATGTATTAGTTCACCGGCTGCTCATGGCTGCTATTCAGCTGGAGAAGGAAGGATCACTGAGCAAACCCTTAGCCAGTAACAAAGAACTTGAGGAACTAGTTCAACatatcaacaataaaaacaga GTATGGTGTGAAGGGAGCTGTGTATCTTAA
- the dis3l gene encoding DIS3-like exonuclease 1 isoform X1, producing the protein MIKIEKVLHLNSSKGRKVRVVREHYVREQVPCGSSLCQAGCHNDGKVLSGDVTHYVVPDVGVVRDFLEILEFRELQGIVLTQTAYQTVQHTRGRRHYNRLRALLKDPRHDCVLFANEFQQYCYCPRDKGESQDKWHTRNVYNAAVWYYNHLAGLQPVVMITEDINAISEFSALNSGVYVISTQEYLLSFWPDLQAAHDLYNSIAQTLQERESEGVEKVYAEHLPAEVMEAGIKSGRYIQGILSVNKHRAQNEAFVRYEGSASKNTELNSDVLINGAKHRNRAVHGDVVVIELLPRNEWKGRTMALTEGQGEEQPLEETQSQPMPTGRVVGILQRNWRDYVVTFPPLEEVQSQSRNSQKILVIPWDYRIPKIRISTQQAEALQDQRVIVRLDLWESTSVYPNGHCVRVLGKAGELETEIQTILLENCIHVPPFSEAQLREMPVNTEEIRWQMDSSEVSSRRDLRDTHLVFSIDPKGCEDVDDTLSVRPLPGGKQLELGVHIADVTYFVREGSLTDLEARSRATTYYLADRRYDMLPAVLSADLCSLLGGVDRYAMSVLWELDAETLDVCTVWYGRTLIRSSYQLHYELAQSLLNGEVVEVPELSQLKGSQRSQKLAELLQALETLTRVARHLRAQRDKGGALELEGVEVRAQLDEEKNITALVPKQPLEVHETVAECMIYANHWVARKIQENFPHQALLRHHPPPKQEFFNHLIDCAKARGFSIDTRSNRALADSLEQAVDPRDPLVNKLLRMMATQAMSNALYFSTGACPEEQYYHYGLALDRYTHFTSPIRRYADVLVHRLLMAAIQLEKEGSLSKPLASNKELEELVQHINNKNRAAQHAQKQSTELFQCLYFRDKDSNTDERCVADAVIYAVRANGFLAFVPQYGVKGAVYLKDREGQVVSIDGNGRCEWKAGTLQRYPDRISTCTSIGTHTFYLFDHVTVRISVEPSRCHADSLCLELISNKPHCPVQPESQPAGRGRSELVQEVVRWAEEASLQAEEERVRKPKLSREERPFRQSRTPNLYVLLQEISELALLDLSVCQIRNTEEQTCTASS; encoded by the exons ATGATTAAAATCGAGAAAGTTTTACATTTGAACAGCTCAAAGGGTAGAAAGGTCCGCGTTGTTCGGGAGCACTATGTGAGGGAACAGGTGCCTTGTGGAAGCTCCCTCTGTCAAGCGGGCTGTCATAACG ACGGGAAGGTGCTGTCTGGAGATGTGACCCACTATGTGGTTCCCGATGTGGGAGTGGTTCGGGATTTCCTGGAGATACTGGAGTTCAGGGAGCTGCAGGGGATCGTGTTGACCCAGACAGCCTACCAAACTGTTCAGCACACCCGTGGACGCAG GCACTATAACAGACTGCGTGCTTTACTGAAGGACCCTCGCCATGATTGTGTGCTGTTTGCCAATGAGTTTCAGCAATACTGCTACTGCCCCAGGGACAAGGGCGAGTCTCAGGACAAATGGCATACAAG AAATGTGTACAATGCAGCAGTTTGGTACTATAATCATCTAGCTGGACTCCAGCCGGTGGTCATGATTACAGAAGATATTAATGCTATTTCAGAATTCAGTGCCTTAAACAGTGGAGTGTATGTCATCTCTACTcag GAGTACCTGTTAAGTTTCTGGCCGGACCTGCAGGCCGCCCATGATCTGTACAACTCCATTGCTCAGACTCTTCAAGAGCGAGAGAGTGAGGGAGTAGAGAAAGTGTACGCTGAACACCTGCCTGCAGAGGTGATGGAGGCTGGTATAAAATCTGGCAGGTACATCCAG GGTATCCTCAGTGTGAACAAACATCGAGCACAGAATGAGGCGTTTGTCCGTTATGAGGGTTCAGCCAGCAAAAATACAG AGCTAAATAGTGATGTGCTGATCAATGGAGCAAAGCATCGTAACCGGGCGGTGCATGGAGACGTGGTTGTCATAGAGCTGTTGCCCCGTAATGAGTGGAAAGGCAGGACTATGGCACTAACAGAGGGTCAAGGGGAGGAGCAGCCACTGGAGGAAACACAGAGTCAGCCTATGCCCACAG GCAGGGTTGTGGGTATTCTGCAGAGGAACTGGAGAGACTACGTTGTGACTTTTCCTCCTCTTGAGGAGGTGCAGTCACAGAGTCGAAATTCACAAAAGATTCTGGTTATTCCATGGGACTACCGCATCCCTAAAATCCGGATCAGCACACAGCAGGCTGAGGCTCTGCAG GATCAAAGAGTGATTGTGCGTCTGGATTTGTGGGAAAGTACTTCTGTTTACCCCAATGGCCACTGTGTGAGGGTGCTTGGGAAAGCAGGCGAGCTGGAGACTGAGATTCAGACCATCCTGTTGGAGAACTGCATCCATGTTCCACCATTCTCAGAGGCACAG TTGCGAGAGATGCCAGTTAACACAGAGGAGATCCGGTGGCAGATGGACAGCAGTGAAGTGTCCTCTCGGCGGGACCTGAGAGACACACACCTGGTTTTCAGTATCGATCCCAAGGGCTGTGAGGATGTGGATGATACCTTGTCTGTGCGGCCTCTGCCCGGGGGGAAGCAGTTAGAGCTGGGTGTCCACATTGCTGATGTCACTTACTTTGTCAGGGAGGGCTCTCTTACAGATCTGGAGGCACGGTCAAG GGCAACCACTTACTACCTGGCTGACCGCAGGTATGACATGCTTCCAGCAGTTTTGAGTGCTGATCTGTGCTCCCTCCTTGGAGGAGTGGACCG ATATGCCATGAGTGTGCTGTGGGAGCTGGATGCTGAGACACTGGATGTGTGTACAGTTTGGTACGGTCGGACTCTAATCCGCTCCTCCTATCAGCTTCACTATGAGCTGGCCCAGAGTCTGCTGAACGGCGAGGTGGTTGAGGTACCTGAGCTAAGCCAGCTCAAGGGTTCACAGCGAAGCCAGAAACTGGCTGAACTCTTGCAGGCCCTAGAGACCCTGACGAGGGTGGCCAGACACCTCCGTGCACAGAGAGATAAGGGTGGTGCTCTGGAGTTGGAGGGGGTGGAGGTGAGGGCTCAGCTGGATGAGGAGAAGAACATTACAGCCCTTGTGCCCAAACAGCCTCTGGAAGTTCATGAGACTGTGGCAGAGTGTATGATTTATGCCAACCACTGGGTGGCACGCAAGATACAGGAGAACTTTCCACATCAAGCTCTTCTTCGTCATCACCCACCACCCAAACAGGAGTTCTTCAATCACCTCATCGACTGTGCCAAGGCCCGTGGCTTTAGTATTGATACaag GTCAAACAGAGCTCTTGCTGATTCTCTGGAACAAGCTGTGGATCCTCGGGACCCCCTGGTGAACAAGTTATTGAGAATGATGGCCACCCAGGCAATGTCTAATGCCCTTTACTTCTCTACAGGAGCCTGCCCAGAAGAACAGTACTATCACTACG GTCTTGCTCTGGATCGATACACTCACTTTACCTCTCCAATCAGACGTTATGCCGATGTATTAGTTCACCGGCTGCTCATGGCTGCTATTCAGCTGGAGAAGGAAGGATCACTGAGCAAACCCTTAGCCAGTAACAAAGAACTTGAGGAACTAGTTCAACatatcaacaataaaaacaga GCAGCACAGCATGCACAGAAGCAGTCCACAGAGCTCTTCCAGTGCCTCTACTTCAGAGACAAAGACTCCAACACAGATGAGCGCTGTGTGGCTGACGCTGTGATCTATGCTGTCCGAGCTAATGGCTTTCTTGCCTTTGTACCACA GTATGGTGTGAAGGGAGCTGTGTATCTTAAGGATCGAGAGGGTCAGGTGGTCAGTATTGATGGAAATGGAAGGTGCGAGTGGAAGGCTGGGACACTGCAGAGATACCCTGACAGGATCAGCACCTGCACCAGCATTGGAACTCATACATTTTACCTCTTTGACCACGTTACA GTTCGTATCTCTGTAGAACCGTCCCGTTGCCATGCTGACAGCTTGTGTCTGGAGCTTATCAGCAACAAGCCCCATTGCCCTGTGCAACCCGAGTCACAGCCAGCTGGTCGCGGTCGGTCTGAGCTGGTTCAGGAAGTGGTGCGCTGGGCAGAAGAAGCCTCCCTCCAGGCAGAGGAAGAGAGGGTGAGGAAGCCCAAACTGAGCAGGGAGGAGAGACCGTTCAGACAGAGCAGGACACCAAACCTCTATGTCCTGTTACAGGAGATCAGTGAACTTGCCCTACtggatctgtctgtctgtcaaatCAGAAATACAGAGGAACAGACTTGCACTGCATCTTCTTAG